From a single Rhodococcus qingshengii JCM 15477 genomic region:
- a CDS encoding serine/threonine-protein kinase: protein MTEETGPEPDATQASMRPEPEATGAYERPEPEATGAYERLEPTSAQIRGTTPSASSSPTGRSTRSRRSRSGRKLRLGGGLVEVPPVPQIDPASAVMSDPTVPERKRFCWKCNEPVGRKSASTKATQHGTCPKCGSTFDFRPLLEEGELVSGQYEVQGPIAHGGLGWIYLAIDRNVSDRWVVLKGLLHFGDSEAQAVAVAERQFLAEVANPSIVKIFNFVEHPRPDGTPMGYIVMEYVGGRSLREVLAEFPDGKHMPIEQAIGYVLEILPALSYLHSTGLAYNDLKPENVMVTEDQLKLIDLGAVSGIEDYGYLYGTAGYQAPEIIETGPTIASDIFTVGRTLAVLTLDMPSKHGRYLDGLPEPEDEPLLRDHEFFHRLLLRATDPDPKKRFQSAEEIAGQLTGVLREILAEQTGQENPGLSLVFSRQRTSFGTDELVGQTDVYVDGISHDAALDPREVAHALPIPLVDPTDPSAPLLAAAVHSEPSQTLDALTHARENGIDRTSGTPAAAVSGEVRLAEAKAHLDLGDPETALTVLGELQQNIGDHWKIEWYRGLAALQLDRFEPAFSHFEAVLTALPGEAAPKLALAATAELILQHWESDDPDQWCRFSEKYYRTVWRTERNYVSAAFGLARQLADHGNKKAAIAALDEVPTSSRHYNVARMSSALTMLSGVPIAELDESTLREAARRVRALPAEESRSLQMRTLVLGTALDWIRYGNRSHTELEPILDLPFTEQGLRTGAEACLRALARATTSRTHRYALVDRANAVRPRSNF from the coding sequence ATGACCGAAGAAACCGGCCCCGAGCCCGACGCCACGCAGGCTTCCATGCGTCCCGAACCCGAAGCCACCGGCGCCTACGAGCGGCCCGAGCCCGAAGCCACGGGCGCCTACGAGCGTCTCGAACCGACCTCGGCCCAGATACGAGGAACCACGCCGTCCGCGTCCTCCTCCCCTACCGGCCGCTCCACTCGATCCCGCCGCAGCCGGTCGGGGCGAAAGCTGCGTCTCGGCGGCGGCCTGGTCGAGGTTCCCCCCGTCCCGCAGATCGACCCCGCGTCTGCGGTGATGAGTGACCCGACCGTCCCCGAGCGGAAACGCTTCTGTTGGAAATGCAACGAACCAGTCGGTCGTAAGAGCGCAAGCACCAAGGCAACTCAGCACGGCACCTGCCCCAAGTGCGGTTCCACTTTCGACTTCCGCCCACTCCTCGAAGAGGGCGAATTGGTGTCCGGTCAATACGAGGTTCAAGGGCCCATCGCGCACGGCGGCCTGGGATGGATCTACCTCGCGATCGATCGCAATGTCAGCGACAGGTGGGTAGTTCTCAAGGGGCTCTTGCATTTCGGTGATTCCGAAGCGCAAGCCGTTGCGGTGGCCGAGCGTCAGTTCCTCGCCGAGGTCGCCAACCCCAGCATCGTCAAGATCTTCAACTTCGTCGAGCATCCGCGCCCGGACGGCACACCCATGGGGTACATCGTCATGGAGTACGTGGGTGGGCGATCATTGCGCGAGGTGCTGGCCGAATTCCCGGACGGCAAGCACATGCCGATCGAGCAGGCAATCGGCTACGTACTGGAAATCCTTCCGGCGCTGAGCTATCTGCATTCCACCGGCCTGGCCTACAACGACCTCAAGCCCGAGAACGTGATGGTCACCGAGGATCAGTTGAAGCTGATCGATCTCGGCGCCGTGTCCGGAATCGAAGACTACGGATACCTGTACGGTACCGCCGGCTATCAAGCACCCGAGATCATCGAGACCGGTCCGACCATCGCCTCCGACATCTTCACCGTCGGAAGAACACTCGCGGTTCTCACCCTCGACATGCCTTCGAAGCACGGACGGTACCTCGACGGCCTTCCCGAACCCGAGGACGAGCCACTACTGCGCGACCACGAGTTCTTCCACCGTCTACTGCTACGCGCCACCGACCCGGATCCGAAGAAGCGATTTCAGTCCGCCGAGGAAATCGCGGGACAACTCACCGGCGTTCTGCGAGAAATCCTCGCCGAGCAGACCGGGCAGGAGAATCCCGGACTCTCGCTCGTGTTCAGCAGGCAGCGAACGTCTTTCGGCACCGATGAATTGGTCGGGCAAACCGATGTGTACGTCGACGGTATCAGCCACGACGCCGCTCTCGATCCGCGCGAAGTTGCGCACGCCCTTCCCATTCCGTTGGTCGACCCCACCGATCCCAGCGCGCCGTTGCTGGCAGCGGCGGTGCACAGCGAACCGTCTCAGACTCTCGATGCTCTCACGCATGCCCGCGAGAACGGAATCGACCGAACGTCAGGCACACCGGCGGCCGCCGTCTCGGGCGAAGTTCGACTGGCCGAGGCCAAAGCTCATCTCGATCTCGGTGATCCGGAAACCGCACTGACAGTTCTGGGCGAACTCCAGCAGAACATCGGGGACCACTGGAAGATCGAGTGGTATCGAGGACTTGCGGCGTTACAACTGGACCGATTCGAGCCCGCTTTCAGTCACTTCGAGGCAGTTCTCACCGCACTGCCCGGCGAGGCTGCCCCCAAGCTGGCGTTGGCAGCGACGGCAGAACTGATTCTCCAGCACTGGGAGAGCGACGACCCGGACCAATGGTGCCGATTCTCCGAGAAGTACTACCGCACCGTCTGGCGGACCGAACGAAACTACGTGAGCGCAGCATTCGGGCTCGCCCGACAACTCGCCGATCACGGCAACAAGAAGGCAGCCATCGCCGCCCTCGACGAAGTACCCACGTCTTCCCGGCACTACAACGTCGCACGGATGTCCAGCGCTCTGACGATGCTGTCCGGCGTTCCGATCGCCGAACTCGACGAATCGACTCTGCGGGAAGCCGCCCGTCGTGTTCGGGCGCTACCTGCTGAAGAGAGCCGAAGCCTGCAGATGCGAACCCTGGTGTTGGGCACGGCACTCGATTGGATTCGCTACGGCAATCGCTCGCACACCGAACTCGAACCCATCCTCGACCTGCCCTTCACCGAGCAAGGTCTGCGCACCGGAGCCGAAGCCTGCCTTCGCGCCCTCGCTCGCGCCACGACCTCCCGCACGCACCGCTACGCCCTCGTGGACCGGGCGAATGCGGTGCGTCCGCGCAGCAATTTCTGA
- a CDS encoding RDD family protein codes for MAQESSGPAGIVTRGLAGLIDLGVVLLLMGSVYVGFAFVRLLFSPQSFTFSEPGIFLSTTAFLGVSVAYLTACWATTGRTVGSLVMGLRVITSGHRLVRWPLAFIRAVLCVLFAFGLLWSAVDRRRRSLQDIVLRTEVVYDWRQDPDLVAPHGGEHA; via the coding sequence GTGGCCCAGGAGAGTTCCGGCCCAGCCGGCATCGTCACCCGTGGACTCGCCGGACTGATCGACCTGGGCGTCGTCCTGCTCCTGATGGGTTCCGTGTACGTGGGCTTCGCCTTCGTCCGACTGCTCTTCTCGCCACAGAGTTTCACTTTCTCGGAACCGGGAATCTTCCTGTCCACGACGGCATTTCTCGGTGTCTCGGTGGCGTATCTGACCGCCTGCTGGGCGACCACCGGTCGGACCGTCGGGTCCCTCGTGATGGGGCTGCGGGTGATCACGTCCGGGCATCGCCTCGTGCGCTGGCCGTTGGCCTTCATCCGTGCGGTGCTCTGCGTGCTCTTCGCCTTCGGATTGCTGTGGTCGGCGGTCGATCGACGACGACGTTCGTTGCAGGACATCGTTCTGCGCACCGAGGTCGTCTACGACTGGCGTCAGGACCCGGATCTGGTGGCACCGCACGGAGGTGAGCACGCATGA
- the thiE gene encoding thiamine phosphate synthase: MHPTHPSNDIDRRERLAAARLYLCTDARREKGDLAQFAEAALSGGVDIIQLRDKGSAGEREFGPLEAKDELVALGILATAARRHGALLAVNDRADLAMASGADILHLGQNDIPVPYARTVVGEDVVIGRSTSSRAQASLAAIEEGVDYFCTGPVWATPTKPNRSASGLELVRSTADAAPPRPWFAIGGIDEERLPELLDAGATRIVVVRAITQASDPQAAAQRLAAAVAGR; this comes from the coding sequence GTGCACCCCACACATCCCAGTAACGACATCGACCGGCGCGAGCGCCTGGCAGCAGCACGGCTGTACCTGTGCACCGACGCGCGCCGCGAGAAAGGCGACCTCGCGCAGTTCGCCGAGGCAGCATTGTCCGGCGGAGTCGACATCATCCAATTGCGTGACAAAGGCTCTGCCGGTGAGCGCGAGTTCGGCCCGCTCGAGGCCAAGGACGAACTGGTGGCGCTGGGCATTCTCGCGACCGCAGCGCGACGCCACGGCGCATTGTTGGCCGTCAACGATCGCGCGGATCTCGCGATGGCTTCCGGCGCCGACATCCTCCACCTCGGCCAGAACGACATTCCCGTCCCCTACGCGCGAACCGTTGTCGGTGAAGACGTAGTCATCGGCCGTTCGACGAGCAGTCGCGCGCAGGCGAGTCTGGCCGCCATCGAAGAGGGCGTCGACTACTTCTGTACCGGGCCGGTCTGGGCGACACCGACCAAACCGAATCGAAGTGCGTCCGGTTTGGAACTGGTTCGATCGACCGCCGACGCCGCACCGCCGCGGCCCTGGTTCGCGATCGGCGGCATCGACGAGGAACGTCTGCCAGAGCTGCTCGATGCCGGCGCCACGCGCATCGTCGTCGTGCGTGCAATCACGCAAGCATCGGACCCCCAGGCGGCCGCGCAACGCCTCGCCGCAGCCGTCGCTGGGCGCTGA
- the pta gene encoding phosphate acetyltransferase: MPEAPAAVSSVYVASPEGDTGKSTIALGVLQMLCATVARVGVFRPIARSTEETDYILELLLEHTTADLSYADALGVTYEQVHADPEAALADIVAKYHTVAEQCDAVVIIGSDYTDVASPSELSFNARIAVNLGAPVLLAVRGARRSVEEVAQLAHLCAAELAANHAHLLAVVANRCDPDKLDEVTAALSDIGVPTWSLPEIPLLVSPTMAELMEATGGELYSGDPELLHREALKVMVGGMTAEHILERLVEGMVVIAPGDRSDVLLALLNAHEAEGFPSLAGIIMNGGITPHPAIAALMAGLKQRLPILTTTLGTFDTASAAAQTRGRVAVGSQRKVDTALSLMEQRVDADVLMDRLALPIPSVVTPQMFEYKLIDRARRDRKHIVLPEGDDDRILRAAGRLLQRQVADLTILGDEPSVRRRAAELGVDISGAQVLAPAQSEYTERFAQEYTALRAHKGMTIERAREVIADISYFGTMMVHLGIADGMVSGAAHTTAHTIRPSFEIIKTAPGVSTVSSIFLMCLADRVLSYGDCAVVPDPTSEQLADIAISSAQTASQFGIDPRIAMLSYSTGDSGSGADVDKVRTATALVRERRPDLLVEGPIQYDAAVEQSVADKKMPDSLVAGKATVFVFPDLNTGNNTYKAVQRSAGAIAVGPVLQGLNKPVNDLSRGALVQDIVNTVAITAIQAQGAQA; this comes from the coding sequence ATGCCAGAAGCGCCCGCTGCCGTGTCGAGTGTCTACGTTGCCTCTCCTGAAGGTGACACCGGAAAATCCACCATCGCGCTTGGCGTGCTGCAGATGCTGTGCGCGACCGTCGCCCGGGTCGGTGTCTTCCGCCCGATCGCCCGCTCTACCGAGGAAACCGACTACATCCTCGAACTGCTGCTCGAGCACACCACCGCCGATCTCTCCTACGCCGACGCACTCGGCGTCACCTACGAGCAGGTTCACGCCGATCCTGAAGCCGCGCTGGCCGACATCGTCGCGAAGTACCACACCGTGGCCGAGCAGTGCGACGCCGTCGTCATCATCGGAAGTGACTACACCGACGTAGCAAGCCCGAGCGAGCTGAGCTTCAACGCCCGCATCGCCGTGAACCTCGGCGCGCCGGTTCTGCTGGCGGTACGCGGCGCTCGGCGCAGTGTCGAGGAGGTCGCCCAGCTCGCGCATCTATGCGCCGCCGAGTTGGCCGCCAACCACGCTCATCTGCTCGCCGTCGTCGCCAATCGTTGCGATCCCGACAAGCTCGACGAGGTCACCGCAGCGCTGTCCGACATCGGTGTTCCGACGTGGAGCCTGCCGGAGATTCCGTTGCTCGTCTCACCCACGATGGCCGAGTTGATGGAAGCCACCGGCGGCGAGTTGTACTCGGGTGACCCGGAACTGCTGCACCGCGAAGCGCTCAAGGTGATGGTGGGCGGCATGACCGCCGAGCACATCCTCGAGCGTCTGGTCGAGGGCATGGTCGTCATCGCACCGGGCGATCGCTCGGACGTACTGCTCGCATTGCTCAATGCACATGAGGCGGAAGGATTTCCGTCGCTCGCGGGCATCATCATGAACGGCGGAATCACACCGCACCCAGCCATCGCAGCGTTGATGGCCGGCCTCAAACAGCGTCTTCCGATCCTGACGACAACCCTCGGTACCTTCGACACCGCAAGCGCCGCAGCCCAAACCCGCGGACGCGTGGCAGTCGGTTCGCAGCGCAAGGTGGACACCGCGTTGAGCTTGATGGAACAGCGCGTCGACGCCGACGTCCTGATGGACCGACTGGCACTGCCGATCCCGTCCGTCGTGACCCCACAGATGTTCGAGTACAAGCTCATCGACCGCGCTCGACGCGATCGCAAGCACATCGTCCTGCCTGAGGGTGACGACGACCGGATCCTGCGCGCGGCCGGCCGGCTGCTGCAGCGCCAGGTTGCCGACCTGACGATCCTCGGCGACGAACCCAGTGTGCGTCGACGCGCAGCGGAACTCGGCGTCGACATCAGCGGCGCGCAGGTACTCGCACCCGCGCAGTCCGAGTACACCGAGCGCTTCGCACAGGAATACACCGCGCTGCGTGCTCACAAGGGCATGACCATCGAGCGGGCCCGCGAGGTGATCGCCGACATCTCGTACTTCGGAACGATGATGGTGCACTTGGGAATTGCCGACGGCATGGTGTCCGGCGCTGCACACACCACCGCTCACACGATCCGGCCCTCGTTCGAGATCATCAAGACCGCCCCCGGTGTCTCGACGGTCTCGAGCATCTTCCTGATGTGCCTGGCCGACCGCGTTCTCTCCTACGGTGACTGCGCAGTGGTTCCGGACCCGACGTCGGAGCAGTTGGCGGACATCGCGATCTCGTCCGCACAGACGGCGTCGCAGTTCGGGATCGATCCGCGCATCGCGATGCTCTCGTACTCCACCGGGGATTCGGGCAGCGGAGCCGACGTCGACAAGGTTCGCACCGCGACCGCTTTGGTGCGCGAGCGTCGACCGGATCTGTTGGTGGAAGGGCCCATTCAGTACGACGCCGCCGTCGAGCAGAGTGTCGCCGACAAGAAGATGCCGGATTCGCTGGTGGCGGGCAAAGCAACGGTGTTCGTGTTCCCGGACCTGAACACCGGCAACAACACGTACAAGGCAGTGCAGCGTAGCGCCGGTGCTATCGCCGTCGGGCCGGTTCTGCAGGGACTGAACAAGCCGGTCAACGACCTCTCGCGTGGAGCGTTGGTCCAGGACATCGTCAACACCGTGGCTATCACGGCAATACAGGCACAGGGAGCGCAAGCGTGA
- a CDS encoding glutamate ABC transporter substrate-binding protein has protein sequence MRRKSPAVCVAVLAAAMLMLAGCGADRAEDLDNAGATSYTEPPLPAEATIAPSPTPTTTASCTNLTASLRPTPADASPQPPTPSLDAIRARGRLIVGLDTGSNLMSFRDPATGRLEGFDVDIAREIARDLLGDPEKIEYRILTSDDRIAALQESMVDVVVKTMTITCERREKVDFSTQYFSAEQRIQVLQGSSVRGIDDLAGKRVCAARGTTSATRIQQLQPEATVVTVPMWSDCLVVLQQGQVDAISTDDTILAGLASQDPYLMMVGGSLGVEPYGIGVNKDNPDLVRFVNGTLDRIRSDGTWNRIYDRWLSVLGPSPGPPPAVYRD, from the coding sequence ATGCGGAGGAAGAGCCCGGCCGTATGTGTCGCGGTTCTGGCAGCGGCCATGCTGATGCTCGCCGGTTGCGGTGCGGATCGAGCCGAAGACTTGGACAACGCAGGCGCCACGTCGTACACGGAACCGCCGCTGCCGGCCGAGGCCACCATCGCTCCCAGCCCGACACCGACGACTACCGCGTCGTGCACCAACCTCACCGCGAGCCTGCGGCCCACCCCCGCAGACGCATCTCCGCAGCCACCCACGCCGAGCCTCGACGCCATCCGCGCCCGCGGGCGGCTGATCGTGGGCCTGGACACCGGTTCCAACCTCATGAGCTTTCGCGATCCGGCCACCGGGCGCCTCGAGGGTTTCGACGTGGACATCGCCCGCGAAATCGCCCGAGATCTGCTCGGTGACCCGGAGAAGATCGAGTACCGAATCCTGACGTCGGACGATCGGATCGCCGCACTCCAGGAATCGATGGTCGACGTGGTCGTCAAGACCATGACCATCACGTGCGAGCGGCGCGAGAAGGTCGACTTCTCGACGCAGTACTTCTCCGCTGAACAACGAATTCAGGTCTTGCAGGGGTCATCCGTCCGCGGCATCGACGACCTCGCAGGCAAGCGGGTCTGCGCTGCCCGGGGAACGACCTCGGCGACTCGAATCCAGCAACTCCAACCCGAAGCCACCGTCGTCACCGTCCCGATGTGGTCCGACTGCCTCGTCGTCCTCCAGCAGGGGCAGGTGGACGCGATCAGCACCGACGACACGATCCTCGCGGGCCTCGCCTCGCAAGACCCGTATCTGATGATGGTCGGTGGCTCACTGGGCGTCGAACCGTACGGAATCGGAGTGAACAAGGACAACCCCGACTTGGTCCGATTCGTCAACGGAACACTGGATCGGATCCGGAGCGACGGGACCTGGAACCGTATCTACGACCGCTGGCTCAGCGTCCTCGGTCCTTCGCCCGGTCCCCCGCCGGCCGTCTACCGGGATTGA
- the fgd gene encoding glucose-6-phosphate dehydrogenase (coenzyme-F420), with amino-acid sequence MAQELKLGYKASAEQFGPRELVELAVLAEQHGMDSVAVSDHFQPWRHNGGHAPFSLAWMTAVGERTERVQIGTSVMTPTFRYNPAVIAQAFATMGCLYPGRIMLGVGSGEALNEIATGFQGEWPEFKERFARLRESVRLMRELWLGDRVDFEGEYFTTRGASIYDVPEGGIPVYIAAGGPVVARYAGRAGDGFICTSGKGMELYTEKLLPAVAEGAAKAERDVADIDKMIEIKISYDTDPEAALENTRFWAPLSLTPEQKHSIEDPIEMEAAADALPIEQVAKRWIVASDPDDAVEQVKAYVDAGLNHLVFHAPGHDQRRFLELFERDLAPRLRALG; translated from the coding sequence GTGGCGCAGGAACTCAAGCTCGGATACAAGGCATCGGCTGAGCAATTCGGCCCTCGCGAACTGGTAGAGCTGGCAGTTCTGGCAGAGCAGCACGGCATGGATTCCGTTGCGGTGAGCGATCATTTCCAGCCGTGGCGTCACAACGGTGGCCACGCACCGTTCTCGCTCGCCTGGATGACCGCCGTCGGTGAGCGCACCGAGCGCGTGCAGATCGGCACGTCCGTGATGACGCCGACGTTCCGCTACAACCCGGCAGTCATCGCTCAGGCGTTCGCGACGATGGGATGTCTCTACCCGGGACGCATCATGCTCGGCGTCGGCAGCGGTGAGGCTCTCAACGAGATCGCCACCGGCTTCCAGGGCGAGTGGCCCGAGTTCAAGGAACGCTTCGCGCGGCTGCGTGAGTCCGTGCGGTTGATGCGTGAGCTGTGGCTGGGCGATCGTGTCGACTTCGAAGGCGAGTACTTCACCACTCGTGGCGCGTCGATCTACGACGTTCCCGAGGGTGGGATTCCCGTGTACATCGCGGCCGGCGGACCCGTTGTCGCCCGGTACGCGGGACGTGCCGGTGACGGCTTCATCTGCACCTCCGGAAAGGGCATGGAGCTCTACACCGAGAAGCTGCTTCCAGCCGTTGCCGAGGGCGCAGCCAAGGCCGAGCGCGACGTCGCCGACATCGACAAGATGATCGAGATCAAGATCAGCTACGACACCGATCCGGAGGCTGCACTCGAGAACACCCGCTTCTGGGCTCCGCTGTCCCTGACGCCGGAGCAGAAGCACAGCATCGAGGATCCGATCGAAATGGAAGCCGCTGCCGACGCTCTGCCCATCGAGCAGGTGGCCAAGCGCTGGATCGTCGCTTCCGATCCGGACGACGCCGTCGAGCAGGTCAAGGCCTACGTCGATGCCGGTCTCAATCACCTGGTGTTCCACGCACCGGGCCATGATCAGCGCCGGTTCCTCGAACTGTTCGAGCGTGACCTCGCGCCTCGCTTGCGTGCTCTGGGCTGA
- a CDS encoding acetate kinase, with the protein MSDGTVLVINSGSSSIKFQLVHPDTAESVAHGLIERIGEPDGHIVYNHRTGVEDRSLPIADHRAGLKMVLDIVAEVGRPLSEAGIIAVGHRVVHGGDIFYSPTLIDDGVVKAIADLSNLAPLHNPANVIGIEVAREELPDVPHVAVFDTAFFHTLPAAASTYAIDRDVAKANQIRRYGFHGTSHEYVSGRVAEFLGKDPAELNQIVLHLGNGASASAIKGGKAIDTTMGLTPLEGLVMGTRSGDIDPGIILHLNRNSGMKVDEIDDLLNRRSGLKGLSGVNDFRALLALIEGGDQDAQLAYDVYVHMLRKYIGAFIVQLGGLDVITFTGGVGENNVDVRRDSLAGLSRLGIEVDPALNEAKSRDERRISASSSAVEVLVVPTNEELAIARAAKALVAAL; encoded by the coding sequence GTGAGCGACGGCACCGTACTGGTCATCAATTCCGGCTCGTCATCCATCAAATTTCAACTCGTGCATCCGGATACGGCGGAATCGGTGGCGCACGGTCTCATCGAGCGCATCGGTGAGCCCGACGGCCACATCGTCTACAACCACCGCACCGGAGTCGAAGACCGGAGCCTTCCGATCGCCGATCACCGCGCAGGTCTGAAGATGGTGCTCGACATCGTCGCCGAGGTCGGGCGGCCGCTGAGTGAGGCCGGAATCATCGCAGTCGGTCACCGAGTCGTGCACGGTGGTGACATCTTCTATTCGCCGACTCTCATCGACGACGGCGTCGTGAAAGCCATCGCGGATTTGTCGAACCTTGCGCCGCTGCACAATCCGGCCAACGTGATCGGTATCGAGGTGGCGCGCGAAGAACTGCCAGACGTTCCGCACGTCGCAGTGTTCGACACCGCCTTCTTTCACACACTGCCCGCGGCGGCGTCCACCTATGCGATCGATCGGGATGTGGCCAAGGCCAACCAGATTCGCCGGTACGGCTTCCACGGGACCTCACACGAATACGTGTCTGGACGGGTCGCGGAGTTCCTCGGCAAGGATCCCGCCGAGCTGAATCAGATAGTCCTGCACCTCGGAAACGGCGCTTCGGCCTCGGCAATCAAGGGCGGCAAGGCCATCGACACCACGATGGGCCTCACCCCGCTCGAGGGTCTTGTCATGGGCACCCGCAGCGGCGACATCGATCCAGGCATCATCTTGCACCTCAATCGCAACTCGGGAATGAAGGTCGACGAGATCGACGACCTCCTCAACCGGCGCTCCGGTTTGAAGGGACTGTCGGGAGTCAACGATTTCCGTGCCCTGCTCGCACTGATCGAGGGCGGCGACCAAGACGCACAACTTGCCTACGACGTCTACGTACACATGCTCCGTAAGTACATCGGTGCCTTCATCGTTCAACTCGGTGGCCTCGACGTCATCACCTTCACCGGCGGTGTTGGCGAGAACAACGTCGACGTACGACGCGACAGCCTGGCCGGGCTTTCCCGTCTCGGTATCGAGGTCGATCCGGCTCTCAACGAGGCGAAGAGTCGCGACGAGCGTCGTATCTCCGCATCCTCGTCGGCTGTCGAGGTGCTGGTGGTCCCCACCAACGAGGAGTTGGCGATCGCCCGCGCGGCGAAGGCTTTGGTGGCCGCACTGTAG
- a CDS encoding YidH family protein, protein MSEPNRPDERFTLASERTFLAWMRSSLALLAGGIAVVQLVPEWSTGWVRTTLGLTLIALAAAAALVGMRRWLQVKKALEDGAAMPEPHALWLFALALAGVAVAAGVATVVTSLAR, encoded by the coding sequence ATGAGTGAACCGAACCGCCCGGACGAGCGCTTCACCCTTGCCAGCGAGCGCACCTTCCTCGCCTGGATGCGTAGCTCACTCGCCCTGCTGGCCGGAGGCATCGCCGTCGTCCAGTTGGTACCGGAATGGAGTACAGGGTGGGTTCGCACGACTCTCGGTCTGACCCTGATCGCACTCGCGGCGGCGGCCGCACTGGTAGGTATGCGACGCTGGCTACAGGTGAAGAAGGCGCTCGAGGACGGAGCGGCGATGCCGGAACCGCACGCTTTGTGGCTGTTTGCACTGGCACTGGCCGGGGTTGCCGTCGCAGCCGGCGTGGCAACGGTGGTCACCAGCCTCGCTCGCTGA
- a CDS encoding NUDIX hydrolase, producing MRGDGDGWSIGSDGTRHWGKHGAAGLLLRAPDSDGSPMVLLQHRAAWSHQGGTWALPGGARDSHESTTHAAVREAHEEAGIAEDAVRVRGEVVTMRAESGWTYTTVVADAAHPLSTVANGESTELRWVREADVDSLPLHPGFGSSWPDLRTEPVVAVDGDPHTVVLEDGGFGWLSGSSHHGSDQAGSDQAGSDQNLSEASSTQS from the coding sequence ATGCGTGGTGACGGTGACGGTTGGTCCATCGGATCGGACGGTACTCGGCATTGGGGTAAACACGGAGCCGCAGGACTGCTACTGCGTGCCCCCGATTCGGACGGATCACCCATGGTCTTGCTGCAGCATCGTGCGGCGTGGAGCCATCAGGGCGGAACGTGGGCACTGCCCGGCGGAGCGCGGGACTCACACGAGAGCACGACGCACGCTGCCGTCCGGGAGGCACACGAAGAAGCAGGTATCGCCGAGGACGCCGTCCGTGTCCGCGGGGAAGTAGTGACGATGCGCGCCGAGAGCGGGTGGACTTACACCACCGTCGTGGCTGACGCGGCGCATCCACTGTCGACGGTTGCCAATGGTGAGAGCACCGAGTTGCGGTGGGTACGCGAAGCCGACGTCGACTCACTGCCGCTGCATCCGGGCTTCGGTTCCTCATGGCCCGACCTCCGGACCGAGCCTGTTGTGGCCGTGGACGGCGATCCGCACACCGTCGTGCTCGAGGACGGCGGATTCGGATGGTTGTCGGGTAGTTCCCACCACGGCAGTGACCAGGCAGGCAGCGACCAGGCAGGCAGCGACCAGAACCTGTCCGAGGCGAGCAGTACCCAGTCGTAG